A section of the Clostridium omnivorum genome encodes:
- a CDS encoding glycosyltransferase family 39 protein: protein MVKGFNRFINYCLRVLFLLIVIGSFAMLYLYPKIQYREVEHVFLKGIIVTIFNIVIVFLLYKYGNKNKWNKKAVAGIIISGFILRLLWTCLVNTQPTSDFELIYNFGKDFSEGNYHMFKGASYIGRFPHLTTFVIYLGLLRKVFGDTLVPIKIINVILSTLNIYLAYLITCEVYKDKRKQVLSLMAISLFPPLIVYTSVVCSENIAMSFFLAAIYLFLFIVKKNLNVPYLILCGFLLAAGNLFRMVGYIFVAAFILYLIIYSEVKTAIKNSTIILLAFLFTFYSASDVLMKSEITEHKLWRGSEPPITSVLRGTNIKSHGMWNKEDSDIPSLYDYDYNRVEKASKNIIKKRLATTPKYKLTLFYISKFIGQWSIGDFYGVGWATEKVEGHKIIADFAKATSVYSQLFYIAMILQVYLGLFNSREYLENKNVNLFYILFCGFALLYLITEMQPRYAFITCWIFAMLVPTCDISIFKRHKKSMGYELEV, encoded by the coding sequence ATGGTAAAAGGGTTCAATAGATTTATTAACTATTGCTTAAGAGTATTATTTTTACTTATAGTAATAGGTAGCTTTGCTATGCTGTATTTATATCCAAAAATACAATATAGAGAAGTAGAACATGTATTTTTAAAAGGAATTATAGTCACTATATTTAATATAGTTATTGTATTTTTACTATATAAATATGGTAACAAAAATAAATGGAATAAAAAAGCTGTAGCAGGTATTATAATCTCAGGGTTTATACTAAGGCTTTTATGGACATGCTTGGTAAATACTCAGCCTACATCAGATTTTGAGCTAATTTATAATTTTGGCAAAGACTTTTCTGAAGGAAACTATCATATGTTTAAAGGTGCAAGCTATATAGGAAGATTTCCTCACTTAACCACTTTTGTAATCTATTTAGGTTTACTAAGAAAAGTATTTGGAGATACTCTAGTGCCAATTAAAATAATAAACGTAATTTTATCTACATTAAATATTTATTTAGCATATCTAATTACCTGTGAGGTATATAAAGATAAAAGAAAACAAGTATTATCACTTATGGCAATAAGTTTATTTCCTCCACTTATTGTGTATACATCTGTTGTTTGCTCAGAAAATATAGCAATGTCTTTTTTTCTAGCAGCTATATATTTATTTTTGTTTATTGTAAAGAAGAATTTAAATGTGCCGTATTTAATTTTGTGTGGTTTTTTATTAGCAGCAGGTAATTTATTTAGAATGGTTGGATATATATTTGTCGCAGCATTTATTTTATATCTAATAATTTACTCTGAAGTGAAAACAGCAATAAAGAATTCTACTATAATACTGCTAGCATTTTTGTTTACATTTTATTCTGCTAGTGATGTGCTCATGAAAAGTGAGATTACTGAACATAAGCTTTGGAGAGGCAGTGAACCGCCTATTACCTCTGTTCTTAGAGGGACAAATATAAAATCACATGGCATGTGGAATAAAGAGGATAGCGATATACCTTCATTATATGATTATGATTATAACAGGGTAGAAAAGGCATCTAAGAACATTATAAAAAAAAGATTAGCTACAACACCAAAATATAAACTTACATTGTTTTATATATCTAAATTTATTGGACAATGGTCAATAGGTGATTTTTATGGTGTAGGATGGGCTACAGAAAAGGTAGAAGGGCATAAGATTATAGCAGATTTCGCAAAGGCTACCTCTGTTTATTCCCAGCTATTTTATATTGCAATGATTTTACAAGTTTATTTAGGATTATTTAATTCAAGGGAATATCTTGAAAATAAAAACGTTAATTTATTTTATATTCTTTTCTGTGGATTTGCACTGCTATATTTAATTACAGAGATGCAGCCAAGATATGCCTTCATAACATGTTGGATATTTGCTATGTTAGTGCCTACTTGTGATATTAGTATCTTTAAAAGGCATAAAAAATCAATGGGATATGAGCTTGAGGTATAA
- a CDS encoding acetyl-CoA carboxylase carboxyltransferase subunit alpha, with protein sequence MLEFEKKIQELTVKIDELKKFSKDQDMDLTAEIEKMEIKLETMKSDVYNHLSPWEKLSIARMVERPTALDYIGEIFEDFIELHGDRSFSDDQAIIAGIGKFNGKAVTIIGQQKGRNTKENIKRNFGMPHPEGYRKALRFMKAAEKFKRPIVCFIDTPGAFCGVGAEERGQGEAIARNLMEMVKLKVPVISIVIGEGGSGGALALAVADEVCMLENSIYSILSPEGYASILWKDSSRAKEAAAIMKITAEDLKNFGIIDRVIKEPLGGAHKNVAEASANIKDAIEETFLKLENKTPEELLEDRYNKFRNMGEFME encoded by the coding sequence GTGTTAGAATTTGAAAAAAAGATTCAGGAATTAACAGTTAAAATAGATGAATTAAAAAAGTTTTCTAAAGATCAGGACATGGATTTAACTGCAGAGATAGAAAAAATGGAAATTAAGCTTGAAACAATGAAAAGTGATGTTTACAATCATTTATCTCCTTGGGAGAAGCTGTCTATTGCCAGAATGGTTGAAAGGCCAACAGCTCTAGATTATATAGGAGAAATCTTTGAAGATTTTATTGAACTTCATGGAGATAGAAGCTTTTCAGATGATCAAGCCATTATTGCAGGTATTGGAAAATTCAATGGTAAGGCTGTTACTATAATTGGGCAGCAAAAGGGCAGGAATACTAAAGAAAATATAAAAAGAAATTTTGGAATGCCTCATCCAGAAGGCTATAGAAAAGCTCTTAGATTTATGAAGGCAGCTGAGAAGTTTAAAAGACCAATAGTATGCTTTATAGATACTCCTGGTGCATTTTGTGGAGTAGGTGCAGAAGAAAGAGGTCAAGGAGAAGCTATTGCGAGAAACCTTATGGAAATGGTTAAACTTAAAGTACCTGTAATATCTATAGTTATAGGAGAAGGCGGTAGTGGCGGAGCATTGGCATTAGCAGTTGCTGATGAAGTATGCATGCTTGAAAATTCTATATACTCAATTCTTTCTCCCGAAGGTTATGCTAGCATATTGTGGAAGGACAGCAGCAGGGCAAAGGAAGCTGCAGCTATAATGAAAATTACTGCAGAAGACTTAAAAAATTTTGGAATAATAGATAGAGTAATAAAAGAGCCTTTAGGTGGTGCTCACAAGAATGTGGCTGAAGCTTCAGCTAATATTAAAGATGCAATAGAGGAAACCTTTTTGAAATTGGAAAATAAAACTCCAGAAGAGCTTTTGGAAGATAGATATAATAAATTTAGAAATATGGGAGAGTTTATGGAATAA
- a CDS encoding CtsR family transcriptional regulator: MARLSDLIEQFIKEMLENKGESELQIQRNELANYFSCAPSQINYVLTTRFTTDKGYYIESRRGGGGCILIRRIEYEHHKSLLDALNDKIKDNITYDGASQIIDRLFESDFITEREALIMKLAVNDRTLIAVENRNKVRADILKSMILAVVS, translated from the coding sequence ATGGCAAGACTTTCAGATTTAATAGAACAATTTATAAAGGAAATGTTAGAGAACAAAGGGGAAAGTGAACTTCAAATACAGAGAAATGAACTAGCAAATTATTTTAGCTGTGCTCCTTCTCAAATTAATTACGTTTTGACAACTAGATTTACTACGGATAAAGGCTATTACATTGAAAGCAGAAGAGGTGGGGGTGGGTGCATTCTAATAAGAAGGATAGAGTATGAACATCATAAGTCGCTATTGGATGCTTTGAATGACAAGATAAAAGATAATATAACCTATGATGGAGCATCTCAAATAATAGATAGATTATTTGAAAGTGATTTTATAACTGAAAGAGAAGCTCTGATAATGAAGCTGGCAGTAAATGATAGAACTTTGATAGCAGTAGAAAATAGAAATAAAGTCAGAGCAGACATACTTAAATCTATGATTTTAGCAGTTGTGTCATAA
- a CDS encoding amidase domain-containing protein produces MIKFCKTMKIIILRLVAFILFLSLLQLNTIAKAEEPKPISKEDVSKAINEIFENKGKAILNGDLEFIESLYDKNTQYGTWAYEYEERKVKYIRNWAQKQGIKFVEIGPKVMIKSIKGGGKSFSAYLVCNTEYKYVYQGDIEEVNCSRIGTYHTINLSNRDGVWIITKEWYNDPFADSLNMDNIKADAISQYIASQDERDFSNINERRIKAVEYADRYCGAASEEQYGYKYNRKYRDYNPEGGDCANFASQILFEGGKFRKNTAWNYNDKDATGAWLNADKFKNYMVNSGRASVIAYGNYEKVYKASYKLLPGDFIAYEKKGDITHISVVTDADSKGYALVTCHNTDRNRVPWDLGWSDKKIKFWLIRVHY; encoded by the coding sequence ATGATAAAGTTTTGTAAAACCATGAAAATTATTATCTTAAGACTTGTAGCTTTTATTCTTTTTTTGTCATTGCTTCAATTGAATACTATAGCTAAAGCTGAAGAACCAAAGCCAATTTCTAAGGAGGACGTTTCAAAGGCTATTAATGAGATTTTTGAAAATAAAGGTAAGGCTATCTTAAATGGTGATCTTGAATTTATAGAATCTTTATATGATAAAAATACACAGTATGGTACATGGGCCTATGAATATGAAGAAAGAAAAGTTAAATATATTCGAAATTGGGCTCAAAAACAAGGTATAAAATTTGTAGAAATTGGTCCAAAGGTAATGATAAAAAGTATCAAAGGCGGTGGAAAGAGTTTTTCAGCTTATCTTGTTTGTAATACTGAATATAAATATGTATACCAAGGTGATATAGAAGAAGTTAATTGTTCAAGAATAGGAACTTATCATACTATAAATCTGTCTAATAGAGATGGAGTGTGGATAATAACAAAAGAATGGTACAATGATCCCTTTGCAGATTCACTGAATATGGATAACATTAAGGCTGATGCCATAAGCCAATATATAGCTTCTCAAGATGAAAGGGATTTTTCTAACATAAATGAGAGAAGAATAAAGGCAGTTGAGTATGCTGATAGATACTGCGGTGCAGCCAGTGAAGAGCAATATGGATACAAATACAATAGAAAATACAGGGATTATAATCCGGAGGGAGGGGACTGTGCCAATTTTGCTTCACAAATCCTTTTTGAAGGGGGAAAGTTTAGAAAAAATACTGCATGGAATTACAATGATAAGGATGCTACAGGAGCTTGGCTCAATGCAGATAAATTTAAAAATTACATGGTTAACAGCGGAAGAGCTTCAGTAATAGCTTATGGGAATTATGAAAAGGTATATAAAGCTTCTTACAAGCTATTACCAGGGGATTTCATAGCGTATGAAAAAAAGGGTGATATTACACATATATCAGTAGTTACTGATGCTGATTCAAAAGGATATGCACTTGTTACCTGCCATAATACAGATAGAAATAGAGTGCCATGGGATTTAGGTTGGAGCGATAAAAAAATTAAGTTTTGGCTTATTAGAGTACATTATTAG
- a CDS encoding protein arginine kinase, which translates to MENWMRSSSKENNIVLSSRIRLARNLDSIPFPDRLDNEKGRDVVKQIEKAFYTSAHTEKTFNTKYLWETGDMVNLSYFERHLISAKLLNNSSKSAFIVDKDETVSIMLNEEDHIRLQCIAAGLNLEETYDMANKLDNLLEENLDYAFDEKLGYLAACPTNIGTGLRASVMLHLPALSFNNDMNKILNAVTQIGMTVRGLYGEGSKAEGNLYQLSNQITLGLSEEEILSNLKSVVNEIINQEIYTRERLLNTHKYELEDKMFRSLGILKSAVLLNSKECLNLLSNVRMGVEMGIINDVDSEKLNSLLVEIQSATLQLKANGRLSDRERDYQRALLVRERLEK; encoded by the coding sequence GTGGAAAATTGGATGAGATCGAGTAGTAAAGAAAATAATATAGTTTTAAGCAGCAGAATAAGACTTGCTAGAAATTTGGATAGTATTCCTTTCCCTGATAGGTTAGATAATGAAAAAGGTAGAGATGTAGTAAAGCAGATAGAAAAAGCCTTTTACACCTCAGCTCATACAGAAAAAACCTTTAATACAAAATATTTATGGGAAACTGGGGATATGGTTAATCTATCCTACTTTGAAAGACATTTAATAAGTGCAAAGCTACTAAATAATAGTTCTAAATCAGCATTTATAGTAGATAAGGATGAGACCGTAAGTATTATGCTTAATGAAGAAGATCATATTAGACTTCAATGCATAGCGGCAGGTTTAAATTTAGAAGAAACTTATGATATGGCAAATAAGCTTGACAATCTTTTGGAGGAGAATTTAGATTATGCCTTTGATGAAAAACTTGGATACCTGGCAGCATGTCCTACAAATATTGGTACTGGGCTTAGAGCATCTGTTATGCTGCATTTGCCAGCACTATCCTTCAATAATGATATGAATAAAATTTTAAATGCTGTTACTCAAATAGGAATGACTGTAAGAGGCCTTTATGGAGAAGGGTCAAAGGCAGAAGGCAATCTATATCAGCTGTCAAACCAAATTACTTTAGGATTAAGTGAAGAAGAAATATTAAGTAATTTAAAGTCAGTAGTAAATGAAATCATCAATCAGGAAATCTATACTAGGGAGCGCTTATTAAATACTCACAAATATGAATTAGAAGATAAAATGTTTAGATCACTTGGAATCTTAAAGTCAGCAGTGCTTTTAAATTCAAAAGAATGTTTAAATCTGCTCTCGAATGTAAGAATGGGAGTAGAAATGGGAATAATTAATGATGTTGATAGTGAAAAGTTAAATTCACTTTTGGTAGAAATTCAAAGTGCAACCTTGCAGCTAAAGGCTAATGGTAGACTTTCTGACAGAGAAAGAGATTATCAAAGAGCTTTGCTTGTACGAGAAAGATTAGAAAAATAA
- a CDS encoding ATP-dependent Clp protease ATP-binding subunit, translated as MMFGRFTERAQKVIMYAQEEAQSFQHGYVGTEHILLGILREEGLARQILNNSGITVEDVRELIDEYVGSGDMALNKNEIPLTPRTKRLLEMSLLEARNLAHNYISPEHILLALITESEGVAYTILSNLGANFEKIRNDLFASLSAGSSGEPQVGTGNTAARRQDGAATPTLDQFGRDLTAMAAEGKLDPVIGREKETQRLLEILSRRIKNNPCLIGDPGVGKTAVVEGLAQKIVEGNIPELLKNKRVVTLDLSSMVAGSKYRGEFEDRLKKVMDEIRNAANVILFIDEIHTIIGAGGAEGAIDASNILKPALARGEIQCIGATTIDEYRKHIEKDSALERRFQPITVGEPSKEEAVLILKGLRDKYEAHHRVKITDDAIDAAVNLSDRYITDRYLPDKAIDLIDEAAAKVRIQNLTAPPDLKQLEEDIEKVTKEKEDAIRVQNFERAAQLRDREKTLKDKLDGQKNNWKTQSEGSTHQIVSEHEIAAVVARWTNVPVEKLTEKESERLLKLEEVLHHRVIGQQEAVKSISRAVRRSRVGLKDPKRPIGSFIFLGPTGVGKTELSKALAEAMFGDENNMIRIDMSEYMEKHTVSRLIGSPPGYVGHDEGGQLTEKVRRNPYSVVLFDEVEKAHPDVFNILLQILEDGRLTDSKGKTVDFKNTIIIMTSNVGAHTIKKQKSLGFASANAKEAENEYEKMKENVMDELKHTFRPEFLNRIDDIIVFHQLEEQDLKKIIKLMLRTVTNRVKEQDIKLEFDDAAEEILTKEGYDITYGARPLRRAITKVVEDRLSEEILKGNIKRGDSVKVTANEGELQFNKR; from the coding sequence ATGATGTTTGGAAGATTTACAGAAAGAGCCCAAAAGGTAATAATGTACGCACAGGAAGAGGCTCAAAGTTTTCAACATGGATATGTAGGTACAGAACATATTTTACTTGGAATTTTAAGAGAAGAAGGTTTGGCTAGACAGATATTAAATAATTCAGGAATTACAGTAGAAGATGTTAGAGAGCTTATAGACGAGTATGTAGGAAGTGGAGATATGGCTTTAAATAAAAATGAAATTCCACTTACTCCTAGAACTAAAAGACTCCTTGAAATGAGTTTACTTGAGGCAAGAAACTTAGCTCATAACTATATTAGCCCAGAGCATATATTACTTGCTCTAATTACAGAATCAGAGGGGGTTGCTTATACTATATTAAGTAATCTTGGTGCTAATTTTGAAAAAATTCGAAACGATTTATTTGCAAGTCTTTCTGCAGGTAGTTCTGGGGAACCTCAAGTGGGTACGGGAAATACTGCTGCTAGGAGACAAGATGGTGCAGCAACTCCTACACTAGATCAATTTGGAAGAGACTTAACAGCCATGGCAGCTGAAGGAAAGCTTGACCCAGTTATAGGAAGAGAAAAAGAAACTCAAAGATTACTAGAAATACTATCTAGAAGAATTAAAAATAACCCATGTTTAATAGGTGATCCTGGAGTAGGTAAAACTGCAGTTGTAGAAGGATTGGCTCAAAAGATTGTAGAAGGAAATATTCCTGAGCTGCTTAAAAATAAAAGAGTAGTAACTCTAGATCTTTCATCTATGGTAGCTGGTTCAAAATATCGTGGGGAATTTGAGGATAGATTAAAAAAGGTAATGGATGAAATAAGGAATGCAGCAAATGTTATTTTATTTATTGATGAGATTCATACCATAATAGGAGCTGGAGGAGCAGAAGGGGCAATAGATGCTTCAAACATTTTAAAACCAGCATTAGCAAGAGGAGAAATACAGTGTATTGGAGCTACAACTATAGATGAATATAGAAAACACATAGAAAAAGACTCTGCACTAGAAAGAAGATTCCAGCCTATAACTGTTGGAGAACCATCAAAAGAAGAGGCTGTACTTATTTTAAAAGGCTTAAGGGATAAGTATGAGGCACATCATAGAGTAAAAATAACAGATGATGCAATTGATGCCGCAGTAAATCTTTCAGATAGATATATTACAGATAGGTATCTCCCTGATAAGGCAATTGATCTTATAGATGAAGCAGCAGCAAAGGTAAGAATTCAAAATCTTACTGCTCCACCAGATTTAAAACAACTGGAAGAGGATATTGAAAAGGTTACTAAGGAAAAAGAAGATGCAATAAGAGTACAAAACTTTGAGAGAGCTGCACAGCTAAGGGACAGAGAAAAGACACTAAAGGATAAGTTAGATGGTCAAAAGAATAATTGGAAGACGCAAAGTGAAGGTTCTACTCATCAAATAGTTTCAGAGCATGAGATAGCAGCAGTTGTTGCAAGATGGACCAATGTGCCAGTTGAAAAGCTTACTGAAAAAGAATCTGAAAGATTATTAAAACTTGAAGAAGTACTTCATCATAGAGTTATAGGTCAACAGGAAGCTGTAAAATCTATATCAAGGGCTGTAAGGCGTTCTAGGGTTGGCCTTAAAGATCCAAAGAGGCCAATAGGTTCCTTTATATTCCTTGGTCCTACTGGAGTAGGAAAGACAGAATTATCAAAGGCTCTAGCTGAAGCTATGTTCGGTGACGAGAATAATATGATAAGGATTGATATGTCAGAATATATGGAGAAACATACAGTATCAAGACTTATTGGTTCTCCTCCAGGATATGTAGGCCATGATGAAGGAGGACAATTAACTGAAAAAGTTAGAAGAAATCCTTATTCAGTAGTGCTCTTTGATGAGGTAGAAAAGGCTCATCCAGATGTATTCAATATATTGCTTCAAATACTTGAGGATGGAAGGCTTACTGACAGTAAAGGAAAGACTGTAGATTTTAAGAATACTATAATTATAATGACATCAAACGTAGGTGCGCATACAATTAAGAAACAAAAATCTTTAGGCTTTGCTTCTGCAAATGCAAAAGAAGCTGAAAATGAATATGAAAAAATGAAAGAAAATGTAATGGACGAACTTAAGCATACCTTTAGGCCTGAGTTCCTTAATAGAATAGATGACATTATAGTATTCCATCAGTTAGAAGAGCAGGACTTAAAGAAAATCATAAAGCTTATGTTAAGAACTGTAACTAATAGGGTAAAGGAACAGGATATTAAGCTGGAATTTGATGATGCAGCAGAAGAAATACTTACTAAAGAGGGCTATGATATTACCTATGGGGCAAGACCTCTAAGAAGGGCAATAACTAAGGTTGTTGAGGATAGATTGTCTGAAGAAATATTAAAAGGTAATATCAAAAGAGGGGACTCTGTAAAGGTTACTGCAAATGAAGGCGAACTTCAATTTAATAAAAGGTAA
- a CDS encoding M15 family metallopeptidase: protein MKKIISFLTTAFIVLNINIVVKASNLEYIDKDEYTNTMKRDLICLMMAYPEYIKDIVRTEDDKVYVIMKSGRKILYDDKKTKSFEEKLANTDLQDMMEQIYPLNMPDKLMEKNFDPGRCRSYPLLQEVYGDSKAKVEANLKIVNVGYHRYQFNKNNNAADSLQAVMKDLMPICQSSPKINTALFPANGTFNYRHIADTNRLSPHSFGTAIDLARDKRDYWQWASRTEGEKRLQAYPNELVEVFEKHNFVWGGKWSHFDILHFEYRPEIVLKARYFSEKCSSEKKWYEGLPYEESPVKDYIDRINSVIP from the coding sequence GTGAAAAAAATCATTAGCTTTTTAACTACGGCTTTTATAGTATTAAACATAAATATTGTAGTTAAAGCTTCAAATTTGGAGTACATTGATAAAGATGAATACACAAATACTATGAAACGTGATTTGATATGTTTAATGATGGCTTATCCTGAATATATAAAAGATATTGTACGTACTGAAGATGATAAGGTATATGTAATAATGAAGTCAGGTAGAAAAATTCTTTATGATGATAAAAAGACTAAAAGCTTTGAGGAAAAACTTGCAAATACAGATTTGCAGGATATGATGGAACAAATTTATCCGCTTAACATGCCGGATAAACTAATGGAAAAAAATTTTGATCCAGGAAGGTGCAGATCATATCCATTACTTCAGGAAGTGTATGGAGATTCAAAAGCAAAGGTTGAAGCTAATTTAAAAATAGTTAATGTAGGATATCATAGATATCAGTTTAACAAAAATAATAATGCAGCAGATTCTCTGCAGGCTGTTATGAAAGATCTTATGCCTATATGTCAAAGCAGCCCAAAGATAAATACAGCTTTGTTTCCTGCAAACGGAACTTTTAATTATAGACATATTGCAGATACTAACAGGCTTAGTCCTCACTCCTTTGGCACTGCTATCGATTTAGCTAGGGATAAAAGAGATTATTGGCAGTGGGCTTCAAGGACAGAAGGAGAAAAAAGATTACAAGCTTATCCTAATGAACTGGTTGAAGTTTTTGAAAAACATAACTTTGTATGGGGCGGAAAATGGAGCCATTTTGACATTTTACATTTTGAATATAGACCTGAAATTGTTCTAAAGGCTAGGTATTTTAGTGAAAAATGCAGCAGTGAAAAAAAATGGTATGAAGGACTGCCTTATGAGGAGTCTCCAGTAAAAGATTATATTGATAGAATTAATAGTGTAATACCGTAA
- a CDS encoding UvrB/UvrC motif-containing protein yields MICDICKKNEATVRFTKIVNGVRQELNICDKCAKETEGINSEFSFGTPFSFQNLLSGIMDYMNYPTGVVKPTEVICKNCGTNYSDFKRTGLLGCSECYKTFGNTLEPVIKRVQGHIEHTGKLPQKMGKDIIERKRLLKLKEDLQKAIAAEEYEKAAQIRDAIKSLQSGEQG; encoded by the coding sequence ATGATTTGCGATATTTGTAAGAAAAACGAAGCAACAGTGCGTTTTACAAAGATAGTAAATGGGGTAAGACAAGAACTTAATATTTGTGATAAGTGTGCAAAAGAAACTGAAGGAATAAATAGTGAATTTTCTTTTGGGACACCTTTTTCTTTTCAAAATTTGCTTAGTGGAATAATGGATTATATGAACTATCCAACTGGTGTGGTGAAACCAACAGAGGTAATATGCAAAAATTGCGGTACCAATTATAGTGATTTTAAAAGAACAGGACTTTTAGGCTGCAGTGAATGCTATAAAACCTTTGGAAATACTTTGGAGCCTGTAATAAAGAGGGTACAGGGACATATTGAGCACACAGGTAAGCTTCCACAGAAGATGGGAAAAGATATTATAGAAAGAAAGAGGCTGCTAAAACTAAAAGAGGATTTACAAAAGGCTATAGCAGCAGAAGAGTATGAAAAGGCAGCTCAAATAAGAGATGCCATAAAGTCACTTCAAAGTGGAGAACAGGGATAA
- a CDS encoding aminopeptidase P family protein encodes MKKEFFITNRENVIKEMKDNSILVIFAGEAPQKSADEAYAFTPNRNFYYLTGSNREKMILMISNINNKISQTLFIEKSDPVLAKWVGERMSSSEASEISGIQDIQYLEDFEASINRLILTYEVENLYLDLERREFDSLPTRATMFAKLVSERYPQLKIKNIYHVLENLRLIKTEEEVAEIRKAISITKDGIENLMKNAKPGMMEYQIEAYFDFVLKCAGVTDYAFKTIAASGVNGTVLHYSDNNSKTQDGDLILFDLGAQWNYYNGDISRTFPLNGKFTERQKQIYNLVLKAQLETIKAIKPGVPYTRLNEITKEVLAEGLKELGIIKESTELSKYYYHNVTHYLGLDTHDVGSREIELKPGMILTVEPGLYIAEEKIGIRIEDNVLVTEDGNENLSKDIIKSIEDIEAFMNNR; translated from the coding sequence ATGAAAAAGGAATTCTTTATAACTAACAGAGAAAACGTGATAAAAGAGATGAAGGATAATTCCATACTTGTTATCTTTGCAGGAGAGGCACCACAGAAGTCAGCAGATGAAGCTTATGCATTTACTCCTAATAGAAACTTCTACTATCTAACAGGCAGTAATAGAGAAAAAATGATACTTATGATTTCTAACATAAACAACAAAATATCACAGACACTATTCATAGAAAAATCTGACCCAGTACTTGCAAAATGGGTAGGAGAAAGAATGAGCAGCAGCGAAGCTTCAGAAATATCAGGTATACAGGACATACAATATTTAGAAGACTTTGAAGCAAGTATAAATAGATTAATACTTACCTACGAAGTGGAAAATCTATACCTTGATCTTGAAAGAAGAGAGTTTGACTCATTACCAACAAGAGCGACTATGTTTGCAAAGCTTGTTTCTGAGAGATATCCTCAGCTTAAGATAAAAAATATATACCATGTACTAGAAAATCTGAGATTAATAAAAACTGAAGAAGAAGTTGCGGAGATAAGAAAGGCTATATCAATAACTAAAGATGGTATAGAAAATCTTATGAAGAATGCAAAACCTGGAATGATGGAATATCAAATAGAAGCATATTTTGACTTCGTTCTTAAGTGTGCAGGAGTTACTGATTATGCATTTAAAACTATAGCTGCTTCAGGTGTAAATGGAACAGTACTTCATTATTCAGATAACAATTCAAAAACTCAAGATGGCGATTTAATATTATTTGATTTAGGAGCTCAATGGAATTACTATAACGGTGATATAAGCCGTACTTTCCCACTAAACGGCAAGTTTACTGAAAGACAAAAGCAGATATATAATTTAGTACTAAAAGCTCAATTAGAAACAATAAAAGCTATTAAACCAGGAGTACCTTATACAAGATTAAATGAAATAACTAAAGAGGTACTAGCTGAAGGTTTGAAAGAACTTGGTATAATTAAAGAATCTACTGAGTTGTCCAAATACTATTATCACAATGTAACTCATTATCTTGGTTTAGATACACATGATGTTGGAAGTCGTGAAATAGAGCTTAAACCAGGAATGATACTTACGGTAGAACCAGGTTTATATATAGCAGAAGAGAAGATAGGTATAAGAATTGAAGATAATGTTCTTGTTACCGAAGATGGAAATGAAAATCTTTCAAAAGATATAATCAAATCAATTGAAGATATAGAAGCTTTTATGAATAATAGATAA